The nucleotide window TGTCGAGCGCACCGGCGCAGGTCGCAATATCGGCCGCGCGATCGCACAGACGCTGGCGGGGGGGGGGTGTGCATCTATCGTCGTGAACGCGCGCGGTAATCGCGCCGAGGCGGACGCCGTCGCGCGCGAGATCGAGGCCGGCCGCCGGCAGCAAGGCCCTCATTCATATCGGCGACGTTGCCGACACCGGTGAGGTGCAGGCGATGGCGGATGCCGCCATGCAGCAATTCGGCTGTATCGATATCCTCGTCAACAACGCCGCGTTGCGCCGCGAAAAGCCATTCGCCGAGATGGACTATGCAGCGTGGCGCGAAATCCTCGATGTGACCCTCGATGGCGCGTTCCACTGCGTGAAGGCCTGTCTGCCCGCGCTGCGGAAATCCGCCGCGGGAACCATCGTCAATATCGGCGGCCTCAGCGCACACACAGGGGCGAAAAATCGTGCGCAATGTGGTGACGGCGAAGGCGGGCATCATCGGTTTGACCCGCGCGCTGGCGCACGACCTCGCTGCCGACGGCATCACCGTGAACTGCGTGGTTCCCGGCCTGATCGGCACGCCCCGGCCGAAAGATAAGCCGGAGCCGGCGCATCACTTGACCCATCAGACCATCACCGGCAATCGGGGACTGCCGGAAGACGTCGCCGCAACCGTGCGGCTCCTGTGCGGACCCGGCGCTCGCTACGTCAGGCGATCCACGCCAATGGCGGCGCCTATTTGGGCGGCTGATGCATGGCTAAAGGCCGTTTTTGCAGACGTACTGCCGGAAAAAGCCCCTCGGCGACCGCGGCG belongs to Bradyrhizobium icense and includes:
- a CDS encoding SDR family NAD(P)-dependent oxidoreductase — translated: MQAMADAAMQQFGCIDILVNNAALRREKPFAEMDYAAWREILDVTLDGAFHCVKACLPALRKSAAGTIVNIGGLSAHTGAKNRAQCGDGEGGHHRFDPRAGARPRCRRHHRELRGSRPDRHAPAER
- a CDS encoding SDR family oxidoreductase yields the protein MTRALAHDLAADGITVNCVVPGLIGTPRPKDKPEPAHHLTHQTITGNRGLPEDVAATVRLLCGPGARYVRRSTPMAAPIWAADAWLKAVFADVLPEKAPRRPRRLMLPRNA